In a single window of the Microbacterium sp. SL75 genome:
- a CDS encoding DsbA family oxidoreductase, whose amino-acid sequence MTDAIKIDVWSDIACPWCYIGKRNLENGLAATASDDDAPVVEIEYHSFELSPDTPEDFDGGEVDYLSQHKGISPESAREMLDRVTGVAAEAGLEYRFDILKHTNTVKAHELLHFAKENGRQLELAELLMSAYFLEGRHVGRDDDLVALAVEAGLDQDAAREALASQRYRPAVRADQAQAQQYGITGVPFFVIDGKYGVSGAQPVEAFTQIARQVWGERREAAETADA is encoded by the coding sequence ATGACGGATGCCATCAAGATCGACGTGTGGAGCGACATCGCCTGCCCCTGGTGCTACATCGGCAAGCGGAACCTCGAGAACGGCCTGGCCGCGACCGCGTCGGATGACGACGCCCCGGTCGTCGAGATCGAGTACCACTCGTTCGAGCTCTCGCCCGACACCCCCGAGGACTTCGACGGGGGAGAGGTCGATTACCTCTCGCAGCACAAAGGCATCTCTCCCGAATCGGCGCGCGAGATGCTCGACCGCGTGACCGGCGTCGCCGCAGAAGCCGGTCTCGAGTACCGCTTCGACATCCTGAAGCACACGAACACGGTCAAGGCGCACGAGCTGTTGCACTTCGCCAAAGAGAACGGCCGCCAGCTGGAGCTGGCCGAGCTGCTCATGTCGGCGTACTTCCTCGAGGGCCGCCACGTCGGCCGCGACGACGATCTCGTCGCTCTCGCCGTCGAGGCCGGGCTCGACCAGGATGCCGCCCGCGAGGCCCTCGCATCGCAGCGCTACCGACCCGCTGTGCGCGCCGACCAGGCTCAGGCGCAGCAGTACGGCATCACCGGCGTTCCCTTCTTCGTCATCGACGGCAAGTACGGCGTGAGCGGCGCTCAGCCCGTCGAGGCGTTCACGCAGATCGCCCGCCAGGTGTGGGGCGAGCGCCGCGAGGCAGCCGAGACCGCCGACGCGTGA
- a CDS encoding serine/threonine-protein kinase, with product MSHALGHSMPHAGDILGGRYILRERIGAGGMGRVFRARDEVLARDVALKIFYADASDEPDPLRRMSEARALATVDHPSLVTLYDARLTGDDHVYLVMELVNGPSLQRRIEEGPLSTVEVAGIVADLAGALAVVHDAGIVHRDVKPSNVLLRPVRGEARPVEAVLADFGVARLIGATRLTTPGTVIGTAAYLAPEQLRGEPPRAGSDVYALGLLAIEALTRLHPFGGGTLQETLLARLARQPEVPETYGSRWQSLLTSMTAFHPDDRPTAASVAKRMQALVDETPVAVAGGPAARASWVLPTAAMTVPVSAAAAHGGPAPAARVARATETDETAPVAAAASVGAGSGSSFVPSTRRRRSFRRLWLGATAGAALLVGGYVMAFSLGAVPDPATDRIDTPAPSSTSAPLVAENAPSSVEPVSSTDAETPPPSPVPVAPQPVQPAPASPVAKVPEGGASQPDGDAPGGGGLAIVEPEPGATVPGGGGSVVPMPSASPSPEPTDGGATPGVADPGKGNGSANGKGPGGGKGQGSGKSGEAPSG from the coding sequence ATGAGTCACGCGCTCGGTCACTCGATGCCCCATGCGGGCGACATCCTGGGCGGGCGCTACATCCTGCGCGAGAGGATCGGTGCCGGCGGGATGGGGCGTGTCTTCCGCGCGCGCGATGAGGTCCTCGCGCGAGACGTCGCGTTGAAGATCTTCTACGCGGACGCGAGTGATGAGCCCGACCCTCTGCGCCGCATGTCGGAGGCGCGCGCTCTCGCGACGGTCGATCATCCCTCGCTCGTGACCCTGTACGACGCTCGGCTCACCGGCGATGACCACGTCTACCTGGTGATGGAGCTGGTGAACGGCCCCTCGCTGCAACGACGCATCGAAGAGGGGCCGCTCTCGACGGTCGAGGTGGCGGGGATCGTCGCCGATCTCGCCGGCGCCCTCGCCGTCGTCCACGACGCCGGGATCGTGCACCGCGACGTCAAGCCGTCGAACGTCCTGCTCCGCCCGGTGCGGGGCGAGGCTCGCCCGGTCGAAGCCGTGCTCGCCGATTTCGGGGTCGCCCGGCTGATCGGCGCGACGCGCCTGACCACTCCCGGCACGGTCATCGGGACGGCCGCCTACCTCGCACCGGAACAATTGCGCGGCGAGCCTCCCCGCGCGGGGTCGGACGTGTACGCGCTGGGGTTGCTCGCCATCGAAGCTCTCACCCGACTCCATCCCTTCGGCGGCGGAACGCTCCAGGAGACGCTGCTTGCTCGTCTGGCCCGTCAGCCGGAGGTCCCGGAGACGTACGGCAGCCGGTGGCAGTCGCTGCTGACGTCGATGACCGCCTTCCACCCGGACGACCGGCCGACCGCGGCGAGCGTCGCGAAGCGGATGCAGGCGCTCGTAGACGAGACGCCCGTGGCAGTGGCGGGTGGACCGGCGGCGCGTGCGTCTTGGGTGCTGCCGACCGCGGCGATGACCGTGCCCGTGTCAGCGGCGGCGGCTCACGGCGGGCCGGCTCCGGCGGCCCGGGTCGCGCGTGCGACGGAGACCGACGAGACCGCCCCGGTCGCCGCCGCGGCGTCCGTCGGAGCCGGATCCGGGAGCTCGTTCGTGCCATCGACGCGTCGACGCCGGTCGTTCCGGCGGCTCTGGCTCGGTGCCACAGCCGGCGCCGCCCTCCTCGTGGGCGGGTACGTGATGGCGTTCTCGCTGGGCGCGGTGCCCGACCCGGCCACGGACCGCATCGACACACCCGCGCCGTCCTCGACGTCGGCCCCTCTCGTCGCGGAGAACGCGCCCTCATCGGTCGAGCCCGTCTCGAGCACGGATGCCGAGACCCCACCGCCCTCTCCCGTTCCGGTCGCACCCCAGCCCGTGCAGCCCGCCCCGGCCTCGCCCGTTGCGAAAGTACCGGAGGGCGGGGCGTCACAGCCGGATGGGGACGCCCCCGGCGGCGGCGGTCTCGCGATCGTCGAGCCGGAGCCCGGAGCGACGGTGCCCGGAGGCGGCGGATCCGTCGTGCCGATGCCGAGCGCCTCGCCCTCCCCGGAGCCGACGGATGGTGGGGCCACTCCCGGGGTCGCGGACCCCGGCAAGGGCAACGGCTCGGCGAACGGCAAAGGTCCGGGCGGGGGGAAGGGCCAGGGCAGTGGCAAAAGCGGGGAAGCCCCGTCGGGTTAG
- the recO gene encoding DNA repair protein RecO — translation MPTYRDEVVVLRTHKLGEADRILTLLSRRNGKIRAVAKGVRRTSSKFGSRLEPFMVADVQLSTGRNLDIVQQAESLGSYGADIVTDYDRYTTASAMVETADRLNEAEATPQQYLLLVGGLRSLARGEHAERSVLDAYLLRAMALSGWAPGLTECARCGTVGDHDYFLPQLGGVICSTCAPAGSPRVARDTVDVLRALMAGEWEVVDAAPGRTTAAASGLVAAYAQFHLERGIRSLSHLESHR, via the coding sequence GTGCCCACCTACCGCGACGAGGTCGTGGTCCTGCGTACCCACAAGCTCGGGGAGGCGGACCGCATCCTCACCCTGCTGAGCCGTCGCAACGGCAAGATCCGCGCGGTCGCGAAGGGCGTGCGACGCACCTCCTCGAAGTTCGGGTCTCGGCTCGAGCCGTTCATGGTCGCCGATGTGCAGCTGTCGACGGGACGCAACCTCGACATCGTGCAGCAGGCCGAGTCGCTCGGGTCGTACGGGGCCGATATCGTCACCGACTACGACCGGTACACCACCGCCAGCGCGATGGTCGAGACCGCCGACCGATTGAATGAAGCCGAGGCGACCCCGCAGCAGTATCTCCTGCTGGTCGGCGGGCTGCGCTCACTCGCCCGTGGGGAGCACGCCGAACGCAGCGTGCTCGATGCGTACCTGCTGCGCGCCATGGCTCTCTCCGGCTGGGCGCCGGGGTTGACCGAGTGCGCGCGCTGCGGCACGGTCGGCGATCACGACTACTTCCTGCCCCAGCTCGGGGGTGTCATCTGCTCCACCTGCGCCCCGGCGGGCTCGCCCCGTGTGGCGCGCGACACGGTCGACGTGCTCCGCGCGCTCATGGCGGGGGAGTGGGAGGTCGTCGACGCCGCCCCGGGCCGAACGACCGCGGCGGCCTCCGGTCTCGTGGCGGCCTACGCGCAGTTCCATCTCGAACGTGGCATCCGTTCCCTCTCGCACCTGGAGTCGCATCGATGA
- the dnaG gene encoding DNA primase: protein MPRIRQSDVEEVKARVNIADVVGERVALKSAGVGSMKGLCPFHDERSPSFHVRPQVGYYHCFGCGESGDVYSFLRAMDHVSFTEAVERMAARVGYTLHYEDGGPAPETTGRSRLYAANAAAAEYFRAQLMTPEADTGRRFLGDRGFDAGAAAHFGVGYAPKGWSHLMDHLLAQKFTRDELLQAGLVSQGQRGVYDRFRGRLVWPIRDVTGQVIGFGARKLFDDDQGPKYLNTPETPIYKKAQVLYGLDLAKRDISRSHRVVVVEGYTDVMACHLAGITTAIASCGTAFGTDHITVLRRVMGDDSSSGEVVFTFDPDAAGQKAALRAFADEKRFAAQTYVAVAPEGLDPCDLRLQRGDGAVRALMENKAPMFEFVIDQRLKDFDLSSVEGRAGALRAAAPIVADIRDPALRPGYVRVLARRLGLDMPEVQTAVERAARGADRAEKRETRKDSEHAPIAISVTMASLPNNRDVALERGAMMAFLQYGHRIEPDVFLRALQTPFTHPALEAVRSSLASTDLSQPGWAVAAVEAVREPFRSLAAELLTAEFPARTEEGAVASANDLARGLLVRELEREKSELLRGIQRVPADSDEGKRLRFRLRELDADRQRLIVS, encoded by the coding sequence ATGCCCCGCATCCGCCAATCCGATGTCGAAGAGGTCAAAGCGCGGGTCAACATCGCCGACGTCGTCGGTGAGCGCGTCGCGCTGAAATCCGCCGGCGTCGGCTCGATGAAGGGACTGTGCCCGTTCCACGACGAGCGCAGCCCCAGCTTCCACGTGCGCCCGCAGGTCGGCTACTACCACTGCTTCGGCTGCGGCGAGTCGGGAGACGTGTACTCGTTCCTTCGGGCGATGGACCACGTGTCGTTCACCGAGGCCGTCGAGCGCATGGCGGCGCGCGTCGGCTACACCCTCCACTACGAAGACGGCGGCCCCGCCCCCGAGACCACGGGGCGCTCGCGGCTGTACGCGGCCAACGCCGCCGCGGCGGAGTACTTCCGCGCCCAGCTCATGACGCCCGAAGCAGACACGGGGCGGCGCTTCCTCGGCGATCGCGGCTTCGACGCCGGAGCCGCCGCGCACTTCGGAGTCGGCTACGCCCCGAAGGGCTGGTCGCACCTCATGGATCACCTGCTCGCGCAGAAGTTCACCCGCGACGAGCTGCTGCAGGCGGGGCTCGTGTCCCAGGGACAGCGCGGTGTCTACGACCGGTTCCGCGGTCGTCTCGTGTGGCCGATCCGCGACGTCACCGGACAGGTCATCGGCTTCGGCGCGCGCAAACTCTTCGACGACGACCAGGGGCCGAAGTACCTCAACACCCCCGAGACGCCGATCTACAAGAAGGCGCAGGTCCTCTACGGCCTCGACCTCGCCAAGCGCGACATCTCGCGCTCGCACCGGGTCGTGGTCGTCGAGGGGTACACCGACGTCATGGCGTGCCACCTCGCCGGCATCACCACGGCCATCGCGTCGTGCGGCACGGCTTTCGGCACGGACCACATCACGGTGCTGCGTCGGGTCATGGGCGACGACAGCTCTTCGGGCGAAGTGGTCTTCACCTTCGATCCCGATGCCGCGGGGCAGAAGGCGGCGCTGCGCGCTTTCGCAGACGAGAAGCGCTTCGCCGCGCAGACGTACGTCGCCGTCGCCCCCGAGGGCCTGGATCCATGCGACCTGCGCCTCCAGCGCGGCGACGGTGCGGTGCGGGCGCTCATGGAGAACAAGGCGCCGATGTTCGAGTTCGTCATCGACCAGCGCTTGAAGGATTTCGACCTCTCCAGTGTCGAGGGCCGTGCCGGTGCTCTTCGCGCGGCCGCCCCGATCGTCGCCGACATCCGCGATCCCGCCCTGCGTCCGGGGTACGTGCGCGTACTCGCGCGCCGTCTCGGCCTCGACATGCCGGAGGTGCAGACGGCCGTCGAGCGTGCGGCTCGCGGTGCGGACCGCGCCGAGAAGCGTGAGACCCGCAAGGACTCCGAGCACGCACCGATCGCGATCTCGGTCACCATGGCGTCTCTGCCGAACAACCGCGACGTCGCCCTCGAGCGCGGTGCGATGATGGCGTTCCTGCAGTACGGGCATCGCATCGAGCCCGATGTCTTCCTGCGAGCGCTCCAGACGCCGTTCACGCATCCCGCTCTCGAGGCGGTGCGCAGCTCTCTGGCATCCACCGATCTGTCGCAGCCCGGCTGGGCCGTCGCCGCCGTCGAAGCCGTGCGCGAGCCGTTCCGCTCGCTGGCTGCCGAACTCTTGACCGCAGAATTCCCAGCACGCACCGAAGAGGGCGCCGTCGCCTCGGCGAACGACCTCGCCCGGGGTCTGCTGGTGCGCGAACTCGAGCGTGAGAAGAGCGAGCTGCTCCGCGGAATCCAGCGGGTGCCCGCCGATTCCGATGAGGGCAAGCGCCTGCGGTTCCGGCTGCGCGAGCTCGACGCCGACCGTCAGCGACTCATCGTCTCCTGA
- the dusB gene encoding tRNA dihydrouridine synthase DusB — protein sequence MAPTRSLRIGNIELDAPVVLAPMAGITNTAFRRLCREYGAGLYVSEMITTRALVERNDTTMRLIRHHESETPRSIQLYGVDPATVETAVKMIVDEDHADHVDLNFGCPVPKVTRRGGGAALPWKTSLFREIVERAVTAAGDIPLTIKMRKGIDADHLTYLEAGRIAEGAGVASIALHARTASEFYSGHADWAAITKLKETVTSVPVLGNGDIWSADDAVRMMDETGCDGVVVGRGCLGRPWLFGDLARALGGPDAAHGDPVDATLGFVARAFRRHAELLVEFFDDEGRGCRDIRKHVAWYFKGYPVGGELRAALATASTLDEIDELLATMELDAPYPGAAAEGQRGRAGTPKRPALPDGWLESREIGHEAGRELAAAELHHSGG from the coding sequence ATGGCTCCGACGCGGTCGCTCCGCATCGGCAACATCGAACTCGACGCTCCCGTCGTGCTCGCCCCGATGGCCGGCATCACGAACACGGCGTTTCGTCGCCTGTGTCGCGAATACGGTGCCGGGCTCTACGTGAGCGAGATGATCACGACACGCGCACTGGTGGAGCGCAACGACACCACCATGCGTCTGATCCGCCACCACGAGTCCGAGACCCCGCGGTCGATCCAGCTCTACGGCGTCGACCCCGCGACGGTCGAGACGGCCGTGAAGATGATCGTCGACGAGGACCACGCCGACCATGTCGACCTCAACTTCGGCTGCCCGGTGCCCAAGGTCACGCGCCGAGGCGGGGGAGCCGCTCTTCCCTGGAAGACGTCGCTCTTCCGCGAGATCGTGGAGCGCGCTGTGACCGCCGCGGGCGACATCCCGCTCACGATCAAGATGCGAAAGGGCATCGACGCCGACCACCTCACCTACCTCGAGGCCGGACGCATCGCCGAGGGCGCGGGAGTGGCGTCCATCGCGTTGCACGCCCGCACGGCATCCGAGTTCTACTCGGGCCACGCCGACTGGGCGGCGATCACCAAGCTCAAAGAGACGGTCACGAGCGTTCCCGTCCTCGGCAACGGCGACATCTGGTCGGCGGACGACGCCGTGCGCATGATGGACGAGACCGGCTGCGACGGCGTGGTCGTCGGTCGCGGCTGCCTCGGTCGGCCTTGGCTGTTCGGCGACCTCGCTCGCGCGCTCGGCGGCCCCGACGCGGCGCACGGCGACCCCGTCGACGCCACCCTGGGCTTCGTGGCCCGCGCTTTCCGCCGTCACGCCGAGTTGCTCGTGGAGTTCTTCGACGACGAGGGGCGCGGATGCCGTGACATCCGCAAGCACGTCGCCTGGTACTTCAAGGGGTACCCGGTCGGTGGAGAACTGCGCGCAGCCCTCGCGACCGCCTCGACCCTCGACGAGATCGACGAACTCCTCGCCACGATGGAGCTCGACGCGCCCTACCCCGGGGCCGCGGCCGAGGGACAGCGGGGTCGCGCCGGTACGCCCAAGCGCCCCGCCCTCCCCGACGGGTGGCTCGAGTCCCGCGAGATCGGTCACGAGGCCGGCCGCGAACTGGCCGCAGCGGAATTGCACCACAGTGGCGGGTGA
- a CDS encoding isoprenyl transferase, translated as MTPKPFTHRDAVPYRPLDWTGEYPPSYPKGSVPEHVAIVMDGNGRWANRQGLTRVEGHRAGEAALLDVVAGAIQAGVKHLSVYAFSTENWSRSPDEVRFLMGFNREVLHRRRDQLNEWGVRIRWSGRKPRLWGSVIKELQHAERLTEGNSTLTLTMCVNYGGRVEIVDAMRRIGDDIAAGKLKPSAVTEKLIRKNLYQPDMPDVDLFVRSSGEQRTSNFLLWESAYAEMVFLDTLWPDFRRTHLWDAIGLYLSRDRRFGGAVDTPTA; from the coding sequence ATGACCCCCAAACCCTTCACGCACCGCGACGCCGTGCCGTACCGCCCCCTCGACTGGACCGGCGAGTATCCGCCGAGCTACCCCAAGGGGTCCGTCCCCGAGCACGTCGCGATCGTGATGGACGGCAACGGCCGCTGGGCCAATCGGCAGGGCCTCACGCGCGTCGAGGGGCACCGGGCGGGCGAGGCCGCTCTGCTCGACGTCGTCGCCGGCGCCATCCAGGCGGGGGTGAAGCACCTGTCGGTCTACGCCTTCTCGACCGAGAACTGGTCGCGTTCCCCCGACGAGGTGCGCTTCCTCATGGGCTTCAACCGCGAGGTGCTGCACCGTCGCCGCGACCAGCTGAACGAATGGGGGGTGCGGATCCGCTGGTCGGGCCGGAAGCCCCGCCTGTGGGGTTCGGTGATCAAGGAGCTCCAGCACGCGGAGCGGCTCACCGAGGGCAACTCGACCCTCACGCTCACCATGTGCGTCAACTACGGCGGGCGCGTCGAGATCGTCGATGCCATGCGCCGCATCGGCGACGACATCGCGGCCGGCAAGCTCAAGCCGTCCGCGGTGACCGAGAAGCTCATCCGCAAGAACCTGTATCAGCCCGACATGCCCGACGTCGATCTGTTCGTGCGCTCGAGCGGCGAGCAACGCACCTCGAACTTCCTCCTGTGGGAGTCGGCGTACGCCGAGATGGTGTTCCTGGACACCCTCTGGCCCGACTTCCGTCGCACGCACCTGTGGGACGCGATCGGTCTGTACCTCTCGCGCGATCGCCGCTTCGGCGGGGCGGTGGACACCCCGACCGCGTGA
- a CDS encoding ATP-binding cassette domain-containing protein, with translation MPRTLDTDVALRADDLSLARSGVRVIDGITFTLPAARTMVVQGSTGSGKSSLVSLLAGHPDDGLTVVGGDARVHGISARRPGRARREWVFHTGYLPQGAGAALPSRLTVQDVIAEPITSRDRKVNTRALAVRVATLLDEMELPLGTAPKYPYELSAGMRQRVALARALVLEPRLFVADDLYANLDLEVRAAARASITRRRDERGMASLIVTNDADAPKDLDADVLVLHAGHAVGLGHGAQAVQWTPDGTPERRISAG, from the coding sequence ATGCCCCGGACACTCGACACCGACGTCGCCCTTCGAGCCGATGACCTGTCCCTGGCGCGTAGCGGCGTGCGCGTGATCGACGGGATCACCTTCACCCTTCCCGCGGCGCGCACGATGGTCGTCCAGGGCTCGACGGGTTCGGGCAAGAGCTCGCTCGTCTCGCTGCTGGCCGGTCACCCCGACGACGGGCTCACGGTGGTCGGGGGAGACGCCCGCGTGCACGGCATCTCGGCGCGGCGTCCGGGGCGCGCCCGTCGCGAGTGGGTCTTTCACACCGGTTACCTGCCACAGGGGGCGGGTGCAGCGCTGCCCTCACGCTTGACCGTGCAGGACGTGATCGCCGAGCCGATCACCAGTCGCGACCGCAAGGTCAACACGCGGGCGCTCGCGGTGCGCGTAGCCACGCTCCTCGACGAGATGGAACTCCCGCTCGGCACGGCACCGAAGTACCCCTACGAGCTGAGCGCGGGCATGCGTCAGCGCGTCGCTCTGGCGCGGGCTCTCGTCCTGGAGCCGCGGCTGTTCGTCGCCGACGACCTGTACGCCAACCTCGATCTCGAGGTGCGCGCGGCTGCGCGCGCGTCGATCACGCGCCGGCGCGACGAACGCGGAATGGCCTCGCTCATCGTGACGAACGACGCCGATGCCCCGAAAGATCTGGATGCCGATGTGCTCGTCCTGCACGCGGGCCACGCCGTGGGGCTCGGTCATGGCGCCCAGGCTGTACAGTGGACGCCCGACGGCACGCCCGAGCGGCGGATTTCGGCGGGCTGA
- a CDS encoding deoxyguanosinetriphosphate triphosphohydrolase, with the protein MAGELSPAVARPVGYDDADAARFHVENHRSQRDDFARDRARVLHSAALRRLAAKTQVLSPASPADFARNRLTHSLEVAQVGRELATALQLSPDVVDTACLSHDLGHPPFGHNGERALNDWAADIGGFEGNAQTLRILTRLEPKTFGADGEPFGLNLTRSSLDATCKYPWTIDEPVPDPGGRLKFGVYPDDEPVFHWMRGGAPARRRCVEAEVMDLSDDIAYSVHDFEDAVVNRYVDPARLASRVGREGLLDAIQSWVGYDFVRDDLAAGLERLMAMPEWIHSFDGTRPALARLKNLTSDLIGRFARAATAATREAYPADQLTRYRAHVIVPAEVEVEMAVLKGIIGATVVSIDGRKVLYREQRHVLKRLASALWENPGALDALHAPDFAAAVDDQARRRVVVDQVASLTDQLAIAWHGRLVGEVDAAELGVWAPGARSARGADT; encoded by the coding sequence GTGGCGGGTGAGCTCTCGCCGGCGGTCGCTCGACCGGTCGGCTACGACGACGCCGATGCGGCACGCTTCCACGTCGAGAACCACCGATCCCAGCGCGATGACTTCGCGCGCGACCGCGCGCGCGTGCTGCACTCGGCGGCTCTTCGGCGTCTGGCCGCGAAGACGCAGGTGCTGAGCCCCGCAAGCCCCGCCGACTTCGCCCGCAACCGCCTCACGCATTCGCTCGAGGTCGCCCAGGTGGGCCGCGAATTGGCCACCGCCCTGCAGCTGTCGCCCGACGTCGTCGACACCGCCTGCCTGAGTCACGACCTGGGTCACCCGCCCTTCGGCCACAACGGAGAGCGCGCGCTCAACGACTGGGCGGCCGACATCGGCGGCTTCGAGGGCAACGCGCAGACGCTGCGCATCCTCACCCGCCTCGAGCCGAAGACCTTCGGCGCCGACGGCGAGCCCTTCGGCCTCAACCTCACCCGCTCGAGCCTCGACGCCACTTGCAAGTACCCGTGGACCATCGACGAGCCCGTCCCCGACCCGGGTGGGCGCCTCAAGTTCGGCGTCTACCCCGACGACGAGCCCGTCTTCCACTGGATGCGCGGGGGAGCCCCCGCCCGTCGGCGCTGCGTCGAGGCCGAGGTCATGGATCTCTCGGACGACATCGCCTACTCGGTGCACGACTTCGAAGACGCCGTGGTCAACCGCTACGTCGATCCCGCTCGTCTGGCATCCCGCGTCGGACGAGAAGGATTGCTCGACGCGATCCAGAGCTGGGTGGGCTACGACTTCGTGCGCGACGACCTCGCGGCGGGTCTCGAACGGCTCATGGCCATGCCCGAGTGGATCCACTCCTTCGACGGCACGCGTCCCGCGCTCGCGCGGCTCAAGAACCTCACCTCCGACCTCATCGGTCGCTTCGCCCGCGCCGCGACCGCGGCGACCCGCGAGGCGTATCCCGCCGATCAGCTGACCCGGTATCGCGCGCACGTCATCGTGCCCGCCGAGGTCGAGGTCGAGATGGCGGTGCTTAAGGGCATCATCGGCGCGACGGTCGTCTCGATCGACGGCCGCAAGGTGCTGTATCGCGAGCAGCGCCACGTGCTCAAGCGCTTGGCATCCGCTCTGTGGGAGAACCCGGGTGCGCTCGACGCCCTGCACGCGCCCGACTTCGCCGCGGCGGTGGACGACCAGGCCCGGCGTCGGGTGGTCGTCGACCAGGTCGCGAGCCTCACCGACCAGCTCGCGATCGCGTGGCACGGACGACTTGTCGGAGAAGTGGATGCCGCGGAGCTCGGCGTCTGGGCGCCCGGAGCGCGAAGCGCGCGAGGAGCGGATACCTGA